In a single window of the Bradyrhizobium erythrophlei genome:
- a CDS encoding class I SAM-dependent methyltransferase, with protein MSDVGRSAHWENVYKTKGEREVSWFQQHPAPSLDLIALTGVSARAAIIDIGGGASRLVDALVERQTGQITILDLSKMALDAAKARLGNKAANVRWEVADVTKWDPAQAYELWHDRAAFHFLTSPADQSAYVDRLKKALASGGYVIIGTFALDGPERCSGLPIVRHDAASLSEILGTDFKLIDARRHDHATPWGALQRFQFSTFRRN; from the coding sequence ATGAGTGATGTCGGCAGAAGCGCCCATTGGGAGAATGTTTATAAGACCAAAGGCGAAAGAGAAGTCAGTTGGTTTCAGCAGCATCCCGCGCCATCCCTCGATCTGATAGCATTGACAGGCGTCTCCGCCCGCGCGGCGATCATCGATATCGGCGGCGGTGCGTCCCGCCTCGTGGACGCCCTTGTCGAACGTCAAACGGGACAAATTACGATTCTGGACCTTTCCAAAATGGCTCTCGATGCCGCGAAAGCGCGTCTGGGCAACAAGGCCGCAAATGTCCGGTGGGAGGTTGCCGATGTCACTAAATGGGACCCGGCCCAAGCCTATGAACTGTGGCACGACCGTGCGGCGTTTCATTTCTTGACCAGTCCGGCCGATCAATCCGCCTATGTCGACCGGCTGAAAAAAGCCCTCGCGTCCGGAGGCTATGTCATCATCGGCACCTTTGCTTTGGACGGCCCGGAGCGATGCAGCGGATTGCCGATTGTGCGACATGATGCAGCCTCGCTGTCCGAAATTCTGGGAACCGATTTCAAGTTGATCGACGCGCGACGGCATGACCACGCGACCCCGTGGGGTGCCCTGCAGCGATTTCAGTTCAGCACATTTCGCCGGAACTAA
- a CDS encoding efflux RND transporter permease subunit: MIALVRIALSRPYTFVVLALLLLIIGPLATLRTPTDIFPDIRIPVIGVVWQYTGLPPDQMSGRITTPFERSLTTTVNDIEHIVANSYNGVGIVKIFFQPTVDIRTANAQVTAISQTLLKQLPPGSTPPLILNYSASTVPIIQVALSGEGLTEQNLADIGINQLRTPLVTVPGAAIPYPFGGKQRQVQIDLNSSALQARGLSGQDVANTLAAQNLITPVGTEKIGSFEYTIQLNNSPLKMEELGDLPIKTVNGAMVYIRDVASVRDGNPPQTNIVHVDGNRSVLMMVLKAGAVSTLDIIAGIKQKVIDVKDQLPDALKIGFIGDQSLFVRGAITGVANEGVIAALLTSVMILLFLGSWRSTVIIAVSIPLAVLGAIIMLSAIGETLNIMTLGGLALAVGILVDDATVTIENINYHLEQGKPVEQSIMDGANQIVTPAFVSLLCICIVFVPMFFLTGVARFLFVPMAEAVMFAMVWSFILSRTLVPTMAKYLLQPHLHHAEGEGPPPSRNPLIRFQRAFEARFERIRGGYRDLLSMALGRRPVFVVGFLAFVAVSFLLVPFLGRNFFPSVDAGSILMHVRTQVGTRVEEAANQLADVQKAIRKIIPPDQIDTVADNIGMPISGINMTYNNTGVIGPQDGDIQIKLKENHRPTVEYVQALREQLPRLFPGISFAFLPADIVSQILNFGAPAPIDLQVRGADVNANFAYANKLLSRIRRIPGIADARIQQSPNNPSFNIDVDRTRAQYVGLTERDVTNSLVVNLAGSSQVAPTYYLNPDNGVSYSIVMQTPQYQIDSLSALQTLPITAVGVPQSPILGGIANITRTTSSAVVSQYDIQSLVQIYATPQGRDLGAVAADVRALIADTAKDVPKGSSVALLGQVQTMNSAFSGLLFGLLAAVVLIYLLIVVNFQSWSDPFVIITALPAALAGIVWMLFTTQTTLSVPALTGAIMCMGVATANSVLVISFARERYEELGDPVAAALEAGFVRFRPVLMTALAMIIGMTPMALGLGEGGEQNAPLGRAVIGGLIFATTATLMFVPVVFSMVHKKQGAKAAASLETSHAH, translated from the coding sequence ATGATCGCATTGGTCCGTATCGCGTTGAGCCGGCCGTATACTTTCGTCGTGCTCGCGCTGCTGCTGTTGATTATCGGACCGCTCGCGACGCTACGCACGCCGACCGACATTTTCCCGGATATCCGGATCCCCGTGATCGGCGTGGTCTGGCAATATACCGGCTTGCCGCCCGACCAGATGTCGGGACGAATCACCACGCCGTTCGAGCGGTCGCTGACGACCACGGTCAACGACATCGAGCACATCGTCGCGAACTCCTACAATGGGGTCGGCATCGTCAAGATTTTCTTTCAGCCAACCGTCGACATCAGAACCGCCAACGCCCAGGTTACCGCAATTTCGCAGACCCTTCTGAAGCAATTGCCCCCCGGTTCAACGCCGCCGCTGATCCTCAATTACAGTGCATCGACGGTGCCGATCATCCAGGTCGCGCTGTCGGGCGAAGGCTTGACCGAGCAGAATCTCGCCGACATCGGCATCAACCAGCTGCGGACGCCGCTGGTCACGGTGCCCGGCGCGGCGATTCCGTATCCGTTCGGCGGCAAGCAGCGCCAGGTCCAGATCGATCTCAATTCGTCGGCGCTGCAGGCCCGCGGGCTGTCGGGGCAGGACGTCGCCAATACCCTGGCCGCACAAAATCTGATCACGCCGGTCGGCACGGAGAAGATCGGCAGCTTCGAATATACCATCCAACTCAACAACTCGCCGCTCAAGATGGAAGAGCTCGGCGACCTGCCGATCAAGACCGTGAACGGCGCGATGGTCTACATCCGCGACGTCGCCAGCGTTCGCGACGGCAACCCGCCGCAGACCAATATCGTTCACGTCGACGGCAACCGCTCGGTTCTGATGATGGTGCTGAAGGCCGGCGCGGTCTCGACGCTGGATATCATCGCCGGCATCAAGCAGAAGGTGATCGACGTCAAGGATCAGCTGCCGGATGCGCTGAAGATCGGATTCATCGGCGACCAGTCGCTGTTCGTCCGCGGCGCCATCACCGGCGTTGCTAATGAAGGCGTCATTGCCGCGCTGTTGACCAGCGTGATGATCCTTTTGTTCCTGGGAAGCTGGCGCTCCACCGTCATCATTGCCGTCTCGATTCCGCTCGCCGTGCTCGGCGCCATCATCATGCTGTCGGCGATCGGCGAGACCCTCAACATCATGACGCTCGGCGGCCTGGCGCTGGCGGTCGGCATTCTCGTCGACGACGCCACGGTGACGATCGAGAACATCAATTACCATCTCGAACAGGGCAAGCCGGTCGAGCAATCGATCATGGACGGTGCCAACCAGATCGTGACGCCGGCGTTTGTCTCGCTGCTGTGCATCTGCATCGTGTTCGTGCCGATGTTCTTCCTGACCGGGGTGGCGCGCTTCCTGTTCGTGCCGATGGCCGAGGCCGTGATGTTCGCTATGGTCTGGTCGTTCATCCTGTCGCGCACACTGGTGCCGACGATGGCGAAATATCTGCTGCAGCCGCACCTGCACCATGCCGAAGGCGAGGGGCCGCCGCCGTCGCGCAACCCTCTGATCCGGTTCCAGCGCGCCTTCGAGGCGCGGTTCGAGCGTATTCGCGGCGGTTATCGCGATCTGTTGTCGATGGCGCTCGGACGACGGCCGGTGTTCGTTGTCGGATTTCTCGCTTTCGTCGCCGTTTCGTTCCTGCTGGTGCCGTTTCTCGGCCGGAATTTCTTCCCCTCGGTCGACGCCGGCTCGATCCTGATGCATGTCCGCACCCAGGTCGGGACCCGCGTCGAGGAGGCCGCCAACCAACTCGCCGACGTGCAGAAGGCGATCCGCAAGATCATTCCGCCCGACCAAATCGACACCGTCGCCGACAACATCGGCATGCCGATCAGCGGCATCAACATGACCTACAACAATACCGGCGTGATCGGCCCGCAGGACGGCGACATCCAGATCAAGCTGAAGGAGAATCATCGGCCGACCGTCGAATACGTCCAGGCGCTGCGTGAACAGCTGCCGCGGTTGTTTCCCGGCATAAGCTTTGCCTTTCTGCCGGCGGATATCGTCAGTCAGATCCTGAACTTCGGCGCACCGGCGCCGATCGACCTGCAGGTGCGGGGCGCGGATGTGAATGCGAATTTCGCCTACGCCAACAAGCTGCTGAGCCGGATTCGCCGGATCCCCGGCATTGCCGATGCACGGATCCAGCAGTCGCCCAACAATCCCTCCTTCAACATCGATGTCGACCGCACCCGCGCCCAATATGTCGGGCTGACCGAGCGCGATGTCACCAACAGTCTCGTGGTCAATCTGGCCGGCAGTTCCCAGGTCGCCCCGACCTATTATCTCAATCCGGATAACGGCGTGTCGTATTCGATCGTGATGCAGACGCCGCAATACCAGATCGACTCGCTCAGCGCGCTGCAGACGCTGCCGATCACGGCGGTGGGCGTGCCACAATCGCCCATTCTCGGCGGCATCGCCAATATCACGCGGACGACGTCCAGCGCCGTGGTGTCGCAGTACGATATTCAATCCCTGGTACAGATTTACGCGACCCCGCAGGGCCGCGATCTCGGCGCGGTGGCCGCCGACGTCAGGGCGCTGATCGCCGATACCGCCAAGGACGTGCCGAAGGGCTCTTCGGTGGCCCTGCTGGGTCAGGTGCAGACCATGAACAGCGCGTTTTCCGGGCTGCTGTTCGGGCTGCTCGCCGCGGTCGTGCTGATCTATCTCCTGATCGTGGTCAACTTCCAGTCGTGGTCCGATCCGTTCGTGATCATCACCGCACTTCCTGCAGCCCTCGCCGGCATCGTCTGGATGCTGTTCACGACGCAGACCACGCTTTCGGTGCCGGCGCTGACCGGCGCGATCATGTGCATGGGCGTCGCCACCGCCAACAGCGTGCTGGTGATCAGCTTTGCCCGCGAGCGTTACGAAGAGCTCGGCGATCCCGTCGCAGCCGCGCTGGAAGCCGGCTTCGTGCGCTTCCGCCCGGTTTTGATGACCGCGCTGGCGATGATCATCGGCATGACGCCGATGGCGCTGGGACTCGGCGAAGGCGGCGAACAGAACGCGCCGCTGGGGCGTGCCGTGATCGGGGGGCTGATATTCGCGACGACGGCTACCCTGATGTTTGTTCCCGTGGTTTTTAGTATGGTACACAAGAAGCAAGGCGCCAAAGCCGCCGCCTCACTGGAGACTTCGCATGCCCACTGA
- a CDS encoding efflux RND transporter periplasmic adaptor subunit codes for MPTEHNSPVSRRKLSIFGLVAGIVAVMVVVTGIKAREDSSAKLREWTVNQAIPTVAVVLPDAKVLDATIDLPGRLEAYYRAPIFARVSGYLKSWSADIGAKVKAGQVIAEIEAPDLDQQLLQARADLTSQEASARLSEATLNRRKTLIASNFVSMQEIDERSADLSNKKAAVNSSQANVERLEALAGYKKITVPFDGVVTARDTDVGALINAGGGAGPAMFVISDIKKLRVYVNVPQNYVPAIKIGAKAVITMPEYPTRTFAATVEASSQSVDVASGTTRMQLALDNAGGELMPGGYANVRMSLQRDTVPLHIPASALIFNQSGLRVATVGSDDKVLFKAVTIARDLGRDIELASGISADDRVIVAPPDGIADGDQVRVAGAKPGKTEKVSEKLDVKG; via the coding sequence ATGCCCACTGAACACAACTCGCCGGTGTCTCGCCGGAAGTTGAGCATTTTCGGGCTTGTGGCGGGAATCGTGGCGGTCATGGTCGTCGTCACCGGGATCAAGGCACGCGAGGATTCAAGCGCGAAGCTGCGTGAATGGACCGTCAATCAGGCGATTCCGACCGTGGCGGTGGTGCTGCCCGACGCCAAGGTTCTCGATGCCACCATCGATCTGCCGGGCCGGCTCGAGGCCTATTACCGGGCGCCGATCTTTGCCCGCGTCAGCGGCTATCTGAAAAGCTGGAGTGCCGACATCGGCGCCAAGGTCAAGGCCGGGCAGGTGATCGCCGAAATCGAGGCGCCGGACCTCGACCAGCAATTGCTGCAGGCGCGTGCCGATCTCACCAGCCAGGAGGCCAGCGCCAGACTGTCCGAAGCCACGCTGAACCGCCGCAAAACGCTGATCGCCTCGAATTTCGTCTCGATGCAGGAGATCGACGAACGCTCCGCCGACCTCTCCAACAAGAAGGCCGCGGTCAATTCCAGCCAGGCCAATGTCGAACGGCTGGAAGCGCTGGCCGGCTACAAGAAGATCACCGTGCCGTTCGACGGCGTGGTCACCGCGCGCGACACCGACGTCGGCGCGCTGATCAACGCGGGCGGCGGCGCCGGGCCTGCGATGTTCGTGATCTCCGACATCAAGAAGCTGCGGGTCTATGTCAACGTGCCCCAGAATTACGTGCCCGCGATCAAGATCGGCGCCAAGGCGGTGATTACCATGCCGGAATATCCAACCCGGACCTTCGCCGCGACGGTCGAGGCGTCCTCGCAATCTGTCGATGTCGCCTCCGGCACGACGCGGATGCAGCTGGCGCTCGACAATGCCGGCGGAGAATTGATGCCGGGCGGCTACGCCAATGTGCGCATGAGCCTGCAGCGCGACACCGTACCGCTGCATATTCCGGCCAGCGCCCTGATCTTCAACCAGAGCGGCCTGCGTGTCGCGACCGTCGGTTCTGACGACAAGGTGCTGTTCAAGGCCGTGACCATCGCCCGCGATCTCGGCCGCGATATCGAACTGGCCTCGGGAATATCCGCTGACGATCGCGTCATCGTCGCGCCGCCCGATGGCATCGCCGACGGCGATCAGGTCCGCGTCGCCGGCGCCAAGCCGGGCAAGACCGAGAAGGTTTCGGAGAAGCTGGACGTCAAGGGATAG
- a CDS encoding acetyl-CoA acetyltransferase produces MTNSLFPLPDNRIPVIVGVGEITDRPKEIAAGLEPLALLEEALRRAEADSGARLLGEIGSLDIVNFLSWRYQDPAKQLSDRLGIKPKHAYYGPVGGESPIRYLHEAAQRIARGECSVAAVCGAEAQSTATKAERAGVTLPWTPFAHDVPEPKRGAAFQKPIAVQLGVFRPVTVYPFYEAASSAHWGQTPREAMAESGTLWSTYSNVASENPHAWLKRRFSPEEITTPAPDNRLIAWPYTKLMVANPSVNMGGAILITSLAKARAAGIAEDRLIHIHGGASAEEPHDYLARDHFFESHAQNAVLQAAMELADGGAFDAIELYSCFPCVPKMARRTLGLGAGVQPTVTGGLTFFGAPLNTYMTHAACAMVRQLRNGAKLGLLYGQGGFVTKHHALVLSRQAPQTPLAQNTSVQAEADRQRGAVPQFVTEAGGRGSVESFTVIYGRGGEVEHGVVMLRTSDDARALARVPARDGATLAHLLDLDRTPVGSSGEIVTAADGVLEWRV; encoded by the coding sequence ATGACAAATTCACTCTTCCCTCTCCCCGACAACCGCATTCCCGTCATCGTCGGCGTCGGTGAGATCACCGATCGTCCGAAGGAGATCGCCGCGGGCCTCGAGCCGCTTGCGCTGCTGGAAGAAGCGCTCCGGCGCGCCGAAGCCGACAGCGGCGCAAGATTGCTCGGCGAGATCGGCTCGCTCGACATCGTCAATTTCCTGAGCTGGCGTTATCAGGATCCGGCCAAACAGCTTTCCGACCGTCTCGGCATCAAGCCCAAGCACGCCTATTACGGTCCGGTCGGCGGCGAAAGCCCGATCCGCTATTTGCACGAAGCGGCGCAACGCATTGCGCGCGGCGAATGCAGCGTCGCTGCGGTCTGCGGCGCCGAAGCGCAATCGACCGCGACCAAGGCCGAACGCGCCGGCGTCACGCTGCCATGGACGCCGTTCGCGCATGATGTGCCGGAGCCGAAACGCGGCGCCGCGTTCCAGAAGCCGATCGCGGTGCAGCTTGGCGTGTTCAGGCCGGTGACGGTCTATCCGTTTTACGAAGCCGCAAGCTCGGCGCATTGGGGCCAGACCCCGCGCGAGGCGATGGCGGAGTCAGGCACGCTGTGGTCGACCTATTCCAATGTCGCCTCGGAAAATCCTCATGCCTGGCTGAAGCGGCGCTTCTCCCCTGAGGAAATCACCACGCCGGCGCCGGACAACCGGCTAATCGCGTGGCCCTATACCAAGCTGATGGTGGCCAATCCCAGCGTCAACATGGGCGGCGCGATCCTGATCACCAGCCTTGCCAAGGCGCGCGCCGCCGGGATTGCCGAGGATCGCCTGATCCACATCCATGGCGGCGCCTCAGCGGAAGAACCGCACGATTACCTTGCCCGCGACCACTTCTTCGAAAGCCACGCCCAGAACGCCGTATTGCAGGCGGCGATGGAGCTTGCCGATGGCGGCGCGTTCGACGCCATCGAGCTCTACAGCTGCTTTCCCTGCGTGCCGAAAATGGCCCGGCGGACGCTGGGCCTCGGCGCCGGCGTGCAGCCGACGGTGACCGGCGGGCTGACGTTCTTCGGCGCGCCGCTCAACACCTACATGACCCATGCCGCCTGCGCGATGGTGCGCCAGCTGCGCAATGGCGCAAAACTCGGTTTGCTCTACGGCCAGGGTGGTTTTGTCACCAAGCATCATGCGCTGGTGCTGTCGCGGCAAGCGCCGCAAACTCCGCTGGCGCAGAATACCAGCGTGCAGGCCGAGGCCGACCGGCAGCGCGGCGCGGTGCCACAGTTCGTCACCGAGGCCGGCGGCAGGGGCTCGGTCGAGAGTTTTACGGTGATCTATGGCCGGGGTGGCGAGGTCGAGCACGGCGTGGTCATGCTGCGGACCTCCGACGATGCCCGCGCACTGGCGCGGGTGCCCGCGCGCGACGGCGCGACGCTGGCGCATCTGCTGGATCTGGACCGTACGCCGGTGGGGTCATCAGGCGAGATCGTTACGGCGGCCGATGGCGTGCTGGAGTGGCGGGTCTAA
- a CDS encoding nitronate monooxygenase, translating to MKSPVCDMLGIEFPLLAFSHCRDVVAAVSHAGGFGVLGATTHSPESIEQELKWIDDHVDGKPYGLDVLIPENISTAGEKDVTWKSLEARITPEHRAFTRNLLNKYGVELKTTEVADNQPQPFDARRALEVLDVSFRHPIRLIANALGVPPKAMIEMGKKHGVPVAALVGAKEHALRQVAAGVDILVVQGTEAGGHCGEVSTMVLVPEVIKAIREIRDVPVLAAGGIMTGRQMAACMAMGAAGVWTGSVWLATVESETSEIFREKMIAASSRDAIRSRGRTGKPARQLRSVWTDAWDRGPDSPGALPMPLQSIISRDAFNSIDRSAAAGNVQARDLVSYFVGQGVGLIDSVKSAGAVVQEFKEDFIEAVEHMNALVGE from the coding sequence ATGAAATCGCCTGTTTGCGACATGCTGGGAATAGAATTTCCCTTGCTGGCCTTCAGCCATTGCCGCGACGTGGTCGCCGCGGTCAGCCACGCCGGCGGTTTTGGCGTGCTCGGCGCCACCACGCATTCGCCTGAATCGATCGAGCAAGAACTGAAATGGATCGACGATCACGTCGACGGCAAGCCCTACGGGCTCGACGTCTTGATCCCCGAGAACATTTCCACAGCGGGCGAGAAGGACGTCACCTGGAAAAGCCTGGAAGCCCGTATCACGCCCGAGCATCGCGCCTTCACGCGCAACCTGCTGAACAAATACGGCGTCGAGCTGAAGACGACGGAGGTCGCCGACAATCAGCCGCAGCCGTTCGACGCGCGGCGTGCGCTGGAAGTTCTCGATGTGTCGTTCCGGCACCCGATCCGCCTGATTGCGAACGCGCTCGGCGTGCCACCGAAGGCGATGATCGAGATGGGCAAGAAGCACGGCGTCCCGGTGGCGGCCCTGGTCGGCGCCAAGGAGCACGCGCTGCGTCAGGTCGCGGCCGGCGTCGATATTCTGGTGGTGCAGGGCACCGAGGCCGGCGGTCATTGCGGCGAGGTCTCGACCATGGTGCTGGTGCCCGAGGTGATCAAGGCGATCAGAGAGATCCGCGACGTGCCGGTACTGGCCGCGGGCGGCATCATGACCGGACGCCAGATGGCGGCCTGCATGGCGATGGGCGCCGCCGGCGTCTGGACCGGCTCGGTGTGGCTTGCCACCGTCGAATCCGAGACCTCGGAAATCTTCCGCGAAAAGATGATCGCGGCCTCCTCGCGCGACGCCATCCGTTCCAGGGGCCGTACCGGAAAGCCGGCGCGGCAGTTGCGCTCGGTCTGGACCGACGCGTGGGACCGCGGACCGGACAGCCCCGGCGCGCTGCCAATGCCGCTGCAAAGCATCATCAGCCGCGACGCCTTCAACTCGATCGATCGCTCCGCGGCCGCGGGCAACGTCCAGGCGCGCGACCTCGTCAGCTATTTCGTCGGCCAGGGTGTCGGCCTGATCGACAGCGTGAAATCGGCCGGCGCTGTGGTGCAGGAATTCAAGGAAGATTTCATCGAGGCGGTCGAGCACATGAACGCGCTGGTGGGGGAGTAG
- a CDS encoding flavin-containing monooxygenase: MSASSSISGKSHAADTATRDVVVVGAGFAGLYMLYRLRGLGLSVRVYEQGGDVGGTWYWNRYPGARCDVESMQYSYSFSDELQQEWDWSERYAPQPEILKYVNHVADRFKLRPDIQFNTRVVRASFDEADNSWQVTTSDGKAVTAKYVVLATGCLSNARMPDIKGLSDFKGSVYHTGHWPHEPVDFTGQRVGVIGTGSSAIQSVPVIAEQASHLTVFQRTANFSIPARNAALTVEEREAFRAKYPEIRRFAREQARNGIYTEMPDRGALDDGDNERRSKYESRWSRGGLTFMSVYNNLALDKAANDTAADFVRAKIAEIVSDPTTAKLLQPNNHPIGSKRICVDTDYYATFNRPNVTLVDIRSNPIEEILPNGVRAGGGDYEVDALVLATGFDAMTGSVARLDIVGRQGQTLNQKWAEGPKTYLGLMSAGFPNLFIITGPGSPSVLSNMIVSIEQHVDWIADCIATMRDRGLDTMEARRDAEDKWVAHVNEVAHGTLYPQANSWYMGANIPGKPQIFMPYIGGVGVYRQICNDVAAKGYEGFAMTAAELPQKMAASS; this comes from the coding sequence ATGTCCGCTTCGTCATCCATCTCCGGCAAAAGCCACGCCGCGGACACCGCGACCCGCGACGTCGTCGTGGTCGGCGCGGGCTTTGCCGGACTGTACATGCTGTACCGGCTGCGCGGGCTGGGACTGTCGGTCCGGGTCTATGAGCAGGGCGGCGATGTCGGCGGCACCTGGTACTGGAACCGGTATCCGGGCGCCCGATGCGACGTCGAAAGCATGCAGTATTCCTATTCGTTCTCCGACGAACTGCAGCAGGAATGGGACTGGAGCGAGCGCTACGCGCCGCAGCCCGAAATTCTGAAGTACGTCAACCACGTCGCCGACCGCTTCAAGCTGCGTCCTGATATTCAATTCAATACCCGGGTCGTTCGCGCAAGTTTCGACGAAGCCGACAATTCGTGGCAGGTGACCACCTCCGACGGCAAGGCCGTGACCGCGAAATACGTGGTTCTCGCCACCGGCTGCCTGTCGAATGCGCGGATGCCGGATATCAAGGGTCTCTCAGATTTCAAGGGCAGCGTCTACCACACCGGCCACTGGCCGCACGAGCCGGTCGACTTCACCGGCCAGCGCGTCGGCGTGATCGGCACCGGCTCATCGGCGATCCAGTCGGTGCCTGTGATCGCCGAACAGGCCAGCCATCTCACGGTGTTTCAGCGCACCGCGAATTTTTCCATTCCCGCGCGAAACGCCGCGCTGACGGTCGAAGAACGGGAAGCATTCCGTGCAAAGTATCCGGAGATCAGGCGCTTTGCGCGTGAACAAGCGCGCAACGGGATCTATACCGAGATGCCTGATCGTGGTGCGCTTGACGACGGCGACAACGAGCGTCGCTCAAAATACGAATCGCGCTGGAGCCGCGGCGGGCTGACCTTCATGTCGGTCTACAACAATCTCGCGCTCGACAAGGCGGCCAACGATACCGCAGCCGATTTCGTTCGCGCAAAGATCGCGGAGATCGTCAGCGATCCCACGACGGCGAAGCTGCTGCAGCCCAACAACCACCCGATCGGATCGAAACGCATTTGCGTCGATACCGATTATTACGCGACCTTCAATCGTCCGAACGTGACGCTGGTCGATATCAGGTCCAATCCGATCGAGGAAATCCTGCCCAATGGCGTGCGCGCCGGCGGCGGGGATTACGAGGTCGATGCGCTCGTGCTGGCGACGGGCTTCGACGCCATGACCGGTTCGGTGGCCAGGCTCGACATCGTCGGCCGCCAGGGTCAGACGCTGAACCAGAAATGGGCCGAAGGCCCCAAAACCTATCTCGGCCTGATGAGCGCGGGCTTTCCCAACCTCTTCATCATTACAGGCCCCGGCAGTCCGTCGGTGCTGAGCAACATGATCGTCTCGATCGAGCAGCACGTCGACTGGATCGCCGACTGCATCGCCACCATGCGCGACCGCGGCCTCGATACCATGGAGGCGAGGCGGGACGCCGAGGACAAGTGGGTGGCGCATGTCAACGAGGTCGCCCACGGCACGCTCTATCCGCAGGCCAATTCCTGGTACATGGGCGCCAACATCCCGGGCAAGCCGCAGATCTTCATGCCCTATATCGGCGGCGTCGGAGTCTATCGCCAGATCTGCAACGACGTCGCGGCCAAGGGCTATGAGGGTTTTGCGATGACGGCGGCGGAGTTGCCGCAGAAAATGGCGGCGTCGTCCTGA
- a CDS encoding SDR family NAD(P)-dependent oxidoreductase encodes MSIFDLTGRVAVITGGNGGIGLGIAQALAASGCNVSIWGRNADKNKNAAATMAGCAGKVDTRICDVADPASVKSAMAATLAAFGRVDGCFANAGIGGGGRHAFIDRTEEQWRQMFATNLDGVFHVFQAAARHMTERATSGDAFGRLVATSSLASLFGTARNEHYAATKAAINALVRALAVELARQGVTANAILPGWIKSDMTAGIMANEKFVANVMPRIPMRRFGEPTDFGGIAVYLMSKASSYHTADCFVIDGGYTAF; translated from the coding sequence ATGAGCATCTTCGACCTCACCGGCCGCGTGGCCGTCATCACCGGCGGCAATGGCGGCATCGGTCTTGGCATCGCGCAGGCGCTGGCCGCTTCCGGATGCAATGTCTCGATCTGGGGCCGCAACGCCGACAAGAACAAAAACGCCGCGGCGACCATGGCCGGCTGCGCCGGCAAGGTCGACACCCGGATTTGCGATGTAGCCGATCCCGCCTCGGTTAAATCGGCGATGGCCGCGACGCTGGCGGCGTTCGGCAGGGTCGACGGCTGCTTTGCCAATGCCGGCATCGGCGGCGGCGGGCGGCACGCCTTCATCGACCGCACCGAGGAACAGTGGCGCCAGATGTTCGCCACCAATCTCGACGGCGTGTTCCACGTGTTCCAGGCCGCGGCGCGCCACATGACTGAACGCGCCACCTCCGGCGACGCCTTCGGCCGGCTGGTCGCGACCTCGAGCCTGGCGTCGCTGTTCGGCACCGCGCGGAATGAGCATTACGCCGCGACCAAGGCCGCCATCAACGCGCTGGTGCGCGCACTCGCGGTCGAACTGGCGCGTCAGGGCGTCACCGCCAACGCCATCCTGCCGGGCTGGATCAAGAGCGACATGACGGCCGGCATCATGGCCAACGAAAAATTCGTCGCCAATGTGATGCCGCGGATTCCGATGCGGCGTTTCGGCGAGCCCACCGATTTCGGCGGCATCGCCGTGTACCTGATGAGCAAGGCATCGTCGTATCACACCGCGGATTGTTTTGTTATCGACGGCGGGTACACGGCGTTTTAA
- a CDS encoding enoyl-CoA hydratase/isomerase gives MQFKHITLDFDGPVAILKLDHPEVMNAVSIDMLGGLAEALDAIDDKKAEVRCLVITGAGRAFCTGANLQGRNNQKPGKSNAGAALETAFHPFLRRLRNLHCPIVTSVNGPAAGAGMSFALMGDMILCARSAYFLQAFRRIGLVPDCGSTWLLPRLIGKARSVELSLMGERLPAEKALEWGLVNRVHDDAALMEETMKLAHELANGPTIALSLIRKLYWDSPDNSFEDQLNLEFESQRMAGATEDFKEGVTAFLEKRPAKFKGK, from the coding sequence ATGCAGTTCAAGCACATCACGCTCGATTTCGACGGCCCGGTCGCCATCCTCAAACTCGACCATCCCGAAGTCATGAACGCGGTGTCGATCGATATGCTCGGCGGTCTCGCCGAGGCGCTCGACGCCATCGACGACAAGAAAGCCGAAGTTCGCTGTCTGGTTATCACCGGCGCGGGCCGGGCGTTCTGCACCGGCGCCAATTTGCAGGGCCGCAACAACCAGAAGCCGGGCAAGAGCAACGCCGGCGCGGCGCTGGAAACCGCGTTCCATCCGTTCCTGCGCCGCCTGCGGAACCTGCATTGCCCGATCGTGACTTCGGTCAACGGACCGGCGGCCGGCGCCGGCATGAGTTTTGCGCTGATGGGCGACATGATCCTGTGCGCGCGCTCGGCGTATTTCCTGCAGGCGTTCCGCCGCATCGGCCTGGTGCCTGACTGCGGCTCGACCTGGCTGCTGCCGCGGCTGATCGGCAAGGCGCGCTCGGTCGAGCTGTCGCTGATGGGCGAGAGACTTCCGGCCGAGAAGGCGCTGGAATGGGGGCTCGTCAATCGCGTCCATGACGACGCCGCCTTGATGGAAGAGACGATGAAGCTCGCGCATGAACTCGCCAACGGCCCGACCATCGCGCTGTCGCTGATCCGCAAATTGTACTGGGACAGTCCCGACAACTCGTTCGAGGATCAGCTCAACCTCGAATTCGAATCGCAGCGGATGGCGGGCGCGACGGAAGATTTCAAGGAGGGCGTTACCGCGTTCCTCGAGAAGCGTCCCGCAAAGTTCAAGGGCAAATGA